Within Mongoliitalea daihaiensis, the genomic segment GCAGATTTTCCGTGGCCTCTCAAGTCAATTAAGAGAAGATTGAATTCTTTTCTGAATTCTCGGATTTGTTTGTGCCAAACAGAAGATGAACCACCTGCCCCATGGATAAATACTACCCACTCCACGCTAGAAGCATGCTTGTATGTTTTATAATACAACATTCCTTTATTCATTGCTTTGCGGGTATAACTAGGACCTGATACAGAAAGTTATTAAATGGTAATTTACAGCCTTTTCCTATCCCTTGAAACATGCATGTTTATAGGTGGCAGGAATAAGATTTTAGTGGTTTCAATTTTTTGTTGAACCTGTTTTTTATGAGTAATAATCAAAATTGGACAGTTTGAGTTCATTTTTGGCAGATTTCAAATTGGCTATTTTTGAAATAATATTCTATTTATAGCTATTTTTTGGCAAACCATTAGAATAAATTATCAATAATAATCAAAATAGCGATTGACTATTTTGTGAAAATCTGTGATGGGTCTTGAAATGACTTAAACTCCAACGCATTGCCTGCCGGATCCAAGAAAAACATAGTAGCTTGCTCTCCAACTTCCCCTTGAAATCGAATATAGGGTTCGATGATAAATTGAATACCATGAGATTTAAGTTTATCAGCAAGCTCATGCCATTCCTCCCAAGGTAGGATTGCACCAAAATGCCTGACGGGAACGTATTTTCCATCCACCTCATTGGCTTGTGCTTGTGCAAGCTCTTCAGGTTTTACATGTGCGGAAAGTTGATGCCCGAAAAAGTTGAAGTCTATCCATTTGTCGGTACTTCTCCCGATGTCACATCCTAAAAGATTCCCATAAAAGGCTCTTGTTTCTTCGATATCCCGAATGGGAAATGCTAAATGAAATGGCTTGAATTGATTCATAATTCCTTATTTTTGACAAAAATCCGTTAAATTTTCCACTTATAAAAAGCACTTTTACAAATGAGTAAGAAAACTGTTTCATTGGTATTATCAAGTGGTGGGGCTCGGGGGATGGCTCATATTGGAGCTATCGAGGCGTTGGAAGAAGCAGGCTATGAGATTGTTTCCATCGCAGGCTGCTCTGCAGGAGCTTTGATCGGTGGTATCTATGCAACTGGGAATCTTCCAACATTTAAAGATTGGATTTGTAACTTGGATAGAGTAGATGTTTTTTCATTAATGGACTTCACCTTTTCCAGCCGTGGATTTATTAAGGGAGAGAAGGTTTTTGGGGAGTTAAAAAAACTTATTGAAGATTGTGATATAGAGTCCTTGCAGATACCTTTTTATTGCACAGCTGTAGAGATCCCAAGTGGGGAAGAAAGGGTTTTTCATTCAGGTAGTTTGTATGATGCCATTCGTGCGTCTGTATCTATTCCATCGGTTTTGACGCCAGCTAAAATTGGGAATCAAGAATATATTGATGGTGGTATTTTAAATCCTTTGCCATTTGATATAATTCCTGACAAGGAGTTGGGGGATCTTATGGTAGCTGTTGACCTCAATGGCCCCAAAGATACTTTTATGAAAATTGAAAAAATCAAATCAAAGGAATCGATTCAACTACCACGGTGGATGAAAGATTATAAAAAGAAATTCAGTAATTATTTCAAAGATGAAGCTAAAGAAGAAATACATAAAGGTATGGGCTTCGTCGATTTATTAAACTATTCTTTCGATCTGCTACAGGATAAATTGTCTGAGCTAGTTTTGGAAAAGCATAAAGTGGATATCCTCATAGAAATTTCCCGGGACCAAGCAGGTACCTTGGAATTTGAGAAGGCTGCTGAGCTTATTCAGATTGGGAAGGAAAAAATGAAAAACGCGATAGAAACATTTGAATATGGGAATTGAAGAGCTCAACCACTTGTTGGGAAATATTGATATTTATTTATTGGATCAAATCCTCAAAGGACGCTTTAAAAAAGAGATGAATATCTTGGATGTGGGCTGTGGAGAAGGAAGAAATTGCATTTATTTCTTGCGGGAAGGTTACAAGGTTTTCGGGATTGATCCGAATCCTACAGCTATTCAAATGGCAAGGGTCTACGCTCGAAGTATTCAGCCTGAGTACGATTTATTGCGTTTTCAGGAAGGGGATGCGCGTGAGATTCCTTTTCATCCCGCTGCATTTGATGCGGTTATTAGTTCGGCAGTACTTCATTTTGCAGATTCTGAAGAAGCGTTTATGCAGATGTTTGCGGAGCATTTGCGGGTGTTAAAGCCAGGAGGCTTATTTTTTCTTCGGATGTGTACAGACGCGGGGGGAATACTAGCCAAGGCTCCTCATTTAGGAGATGGAGTGTATGTATTGCCCGATGGATCAGAGCGATTCGTTCTCAAGGAAAATCTTTTGAACACGTTGTTGGAAACATTTCCGCTTTCATATGTGGAAGCTCCTAAATCAGTGTTGGTTCATGGGCAGCGTGCCATGGGAGTATTGGTGTTTGAGAAAGGGTATAGTTTTATTTAACCATCTCTCCCATAATTTTTGCTGATAACAAACACAAGGGAATCCCTCCTCCTGGATGTACACTCCCCCCTACAAAGTAGAGATTGTGGATATCAGAAGAAAAATTGGCATGTCGCATAAACGCTGCGTAACGATTATTGGAGCTGTTCCCATACAATGCGCCATTGGCAGAGGATGTTTTGGATTCAATGGTTCGTGGTTCTAAGACCTGCTCTACTTCAATTAATGGTTCTATGTCAGTTTGGAGAACCCGATTGATTTTTTGCATGATGGTTTTGCGCGCTTCGGCTATCATGTGATCCCAATCCTGTCCTTGGTTATTGGGGACATTGATCATGGTAAACCAATTCATACAGCCCACCGGTGCATCATCTTTTTTATACACAGAAGTGATATTGATGTACACGGTAGGGTCATGATAGATGCTTCCTTTGTTAAAAATGTGGTTAAACTCCTCCTGATAATCTTCACTGAATAAAATATTATGAAGATCCAGCTCTTGAAATTCCTTTTTGATACCCCAATAGAAAATCAAAGCAGAAGAGGATTTGGGTTGGTTGAGTAATTTTTCTGGTTGCTTTTGCTTGCGAAGGATAGTCTTGTAGGCATTGACCATGTCCATATTGTTGATGACAATATGTGCAGGATAGCTATTATCTGCTGTTTTCACCCCCTTGACCTGTTTTTTTTCTACTAAAATTTCTTCCACTTTGGTGTTAAAAACAAACTGCACACCTAAGTCTTGTGCGAGTTTGTATAGGCTATTGGTGATGTCAAACATGCCCTTGCGGGGAAAGTAGGCTCCAATGTTGAATTCCAAGTGGGGAATAATATTCAATGTCGCAGGTGTTTCGTAAGGGTTGGAACCATTATAGGTAGCGTAGCGATTGAAGAGTTGTACAGTTTTAGCTTGCTTGAATTGGGCTTGGTTGGCCTTGTGCATGGTGTTGAAAATACCTAGTTTCCCCAACTTCAGGTAGCATTTCAACGCCTGCGCATTGAGCCATGTTTCCCAGCGATGCAGGGAACGATGCATAAATAATGGTGCCAAATGCTCATAGATAAAAGAAGATGTATCTAAGGCTGTACGGATATTTTCTTTTGGTTCGCCAAGCTGTGTTTCCACTTCTGCTGCAAATTTTTCTAGGTCTGCATAGGCCTGCACCCGCTTGCCGTCTTCCCAAAAGTAGTGACAGGCCACGGGCAATTTGGTGTATTGAAAATAATCAGAAGGATTTTTACCTGCTAATCGGAATAATTCTTCTACTTGCTCCGGCAAGGTAAACAGTGAAGGGCCTGCATCAAACCGATAGCCTTCCAGTTGAAATTCTGATAATTTACCTCCTGGGTAGCTATTCGATTCTAACACTGTCACTTCAAAACCTTTACATGCCATTCTGATAGATGAGGCAATTCCTGCAATTCCAGCTCCGATTACGATTACTTTTTTCACTTCAATGCTTTTACTTGTCAAACACCATTACCCCATTGAAATGTTTATTGCTTTCCAGGCGAATCCACATCCCAGCGCTCAAAAATAAAAACCCTTTCCAATAAAAACTGGAAAGGGTTCATTTTTAAAAGCCTGACTTTAATCAGCACTTCTCAAATATTCTGCGGAAGCTACAAGCCTCACTCAAGCGTTGATGCAGGTCTGTAATGGCTACACGCTCTTGTTCGGTAGTGTCTCTGTGACGGATCGTAACCGTGTTGTCTTCCAGGGTCTGATGATCTACTGCGATACAGAAAGGAGTACCAATCAAGTCCTGACGGGTATAGCGTTTTCCTATGGAAGCAGCATCTTCATATACAATGTTGAAATCGTACTTCAACAAGTTGATGATTTCTTGGCCCTTTTCAGGCAGACCATCTTTTTTGGTCAATGGAAGAATGGCAGCTTTTACAGGTGCAATCGCAGGATGGAATTTTAAGTAAGTGCGCTCCTTTCCATCAACATTTTCATGCACATACGCATTGCACATGGTCATCAAAAACAGGCGGTCTGCACCGATGGAAGTTTCGATGACGTAAGGAATGTAGTTTTGATTGATTTCCGGGTCAAAATACTGCTGTTTCTTTTTGGAGTATTCCTGATGGCTCTTCAAGTCAAAGTCAGTTCTGGAATGTATACCCTCCACTTCTTTGAAACCAAATGGGAATTCAAACTCAATATCCATGGCCGCATTGGCATAGTGCGCCAGCTTCTCATGGTCATGTCTTCTTAATTTTTCTTCTGGTATACCCAAAGCCTTGTGCCACTGCATGCGGGTTGCAGCCCACTGCTTGTACCAATCTAGCTCGGAGCCCGGGCGAACAAAGAATTGCATCTCCATTTGTTCAAATTCACGCATACGGAAAATGAATTGTCTAGCTACAATCTCGTTTCTAAAGGCCTTACCGATTTGTGCGATACCGAAGGGAACTTTCATTCGAGCGGTTTTCTGCACATTCAAGAAATTGACAAAAATACCTTGTGCTGTCTCAGGTCTCAAGTAGATGGTGGAAGCGTCCTCCGCTACAGAACCCACTTGGGTAGAAAACATCAAATTAAACTGACGAACTTCTGTCCAGTTGGTAGTACCGGACAAAGGGCATGTGATTCCCTCATTGATGATGAGTTCGCGAACACCAGTCAAATCCTCTGCTTCGAGTAAGCGAGCCATCGCATTTAATAAATTCTGCGCTCGCTCTTGATCTCCGCTTTTCTCATATTGAGCGGCCTTATCTTCGATCAACACATCGGCTCTGTAGCGTTTTTTGGAATCTTTGTTGTCGATCATGGGATCGTTGAAACTATCCACGTGACCAGAGGCTTTCCAAGTAGTTGGGTGCATAAAAATGGCCGAGTCTAACCCTACGATGTTATCGTTGAGTCGAGTCATCGTCTCCCACCAAAGACGCTTGAGGTTATTTTTTAATTCTACTCCGTACGGTCCAAAGTCATAGACCGCCTGAAGTCCATCGTAAATCTCAGAGGATGGATACACAAAGCCGTATTCTTTGGCATGTGCAATGATATCTTTCAATTGTGCGTTTTCCGCAGTTTGTTCGTTCTTTGCCATAGGGCGCAAAAATAAGTAAAATGACTGAATAGCAAGATAAAGGTCTTGCCTAATCCTCAAAAAATGGCATAAAAAAATCCTTTCATGTAGGAATGATGAAAGGATTTTATGAATTATTGACTGCGTTATTAATTAACGGAATGTATATTTAAGGCCAAGGCCTGCCCGTAAATAATTTCTCCGCTCATTGGGGAAAATTGGACTTGCTTCCATAGAGATGCCAATGTTTTTGGAATTGAATGGCTTTACCAATAGTCCGAGTGGAACCCCTAAGTAAAATCCATCTCTATCTCCCTCAGAACCGATATGGAATCCGGAGTAAAAGTTTACTTCATCCCTTTTGATAAAATTGTAGCCGAAGGTCCCTTCAATCCCTACATTTCTACCTGTAGACAGCCTGGCTTCTCCGAAGATCTGATTGTCAGGATCTGTTCCAATACTTGCAAAGGTAGCAGAACTCAAGCGCTGAATTCCGGCTGCAATCTGTGCCTGCGCCTGAATGGTCAGTCCACTTACGAAAAGGAATGTGAACACAAATAATTTTTTCATAAATTAAATAGTTGGTTTTTTGCTATAGTTGCAAATTCTAGACCAAACTATTCTATACCTATTCGCTGCCCGGTTCGGTTGCTTTCAAAAACAGCTTCAATAATTTTCAAAACCAAGATGGCTTCTTCCATTTTTACAAGTAATGATGCTTTTCCGTGAATAGCATCTGCAACATTTTGATAGAAAATACGGTAGTCGCCTCTTTCAGTAGGGTAAGACATTTGTGCGTGAGCTAAGTGTAATTGTCCCCACGCTTCTGCTGATTCTAATCCCCAGTTCGGACCTTCTGGTAAGCGCTCTTCTTTCAGGGCTTTTTCTTGCACATCCAAACCGTATTTGATGTAGCTGCCTTTTTCACCAAGGACAAGAAATTTCATCATCGGCACATTACTCATACAGGAAGCTGTCAGTCGGCAATGAATACCTGGGTAGTGTAGGGTGATGTCAAAAAAATCATCCGCAACGGCATTTTGGCGTTGCTTCAAAATTGTGGCCTGTACAGCGGTTGGTCTCCCAAACAATAGTACAGCCTGATCAATCAAATGCGTTCCCAGATCGTATGTGATCCCATTACCGGGCACTTCTTTTTCTCTCCAGTTATCGGCCAAATCAGGCCTGAATCGGTCAAAGTGGGATTCAAAATGAACAATCCTGCCCAAAGTGCCTTCTTGCAACAACTTCTGAACCGTGCGGATATCTCCATCCAATCGTCGGTTTTGGAATATGGAAAGTATGAGCCCCTTTTCTCGAGCTAAGCCATGTAATGTTTCTGCTTCGTGGGAATGGACGGTGACTGGTTTGTCTACAACCACATGCTTTCCTGCCTCCAATGCCATTTTCGCTTGGGAGTAATGAAATTCATTGGGGGTGACTATGACTAGTAAGTCAGCAGCATCCGCTTCTAAGAGTTTTTCTAAGCTCTTAAATACCTCAACTTCTGGATATTTTTCCTGAGAACGGGTGCTGTTTCGCTCTACCACCGCGGTTAACTGAAGCATGGGGCAAACACTGATCAACGGTGCATGAAATTTTTCACCCACTGAGCCAAAACCCACTAAACCAACTCTTATAACTGACATATATTGTTTATTGTAGGAAGTTAATGATGATGGCCACCCGGACCGTGTACGTGTCCATGATCAATTTCTTCCGGTTCAGCATCGCGGATAGAAACGATTTCACCTTTGAAATGTAAGTCAAAGCCAGCCAAGGGAGAATTGAAGTCCATATGCACCCCTTTATAGTCAATTTTGATGATTTCTCCCCGCAGCTGATTGCCCTGATCGTCTTGCATGGGGATAACTTTCCCTACCTTCAACAGGTCTTTTTGTTTTTGACCGTTTTCTTTGAAATTAGCTTTAGGGATGATGACTTTTTTATTTTCGTCGTAGTCTCCATATCCGTTTTCAAAATCGATGAATACATCGAATGAGTCGCCAACTTCTTTGCCTTCCAACGCATGCTCCAAAGCAGGCAGCACATGGCCTGTTCCGAATAAAAAGTAGAAGGGTTGGTCTTTGTCAACTTTTTCAAAGGACACCATACCAGTTTCCCCATCGTCTACATGCAGCTCGTAACTTACGGCTACAACTTTATTTTTTTCTATTTTCATGATGATGTGTTGAGAGTACAAGATTACTAAAATCTCGGTAGATAAGGAAATGGGGGATATTGGTTGATATCTTGATAATAAGAAATATCCCCTTGATTGAGATAATATAGAAATAAGAGTTGAAATAATCAGAGGAAGAGATATTATTGATATGGATGGATATTTTTTGATATTCTGCTATTGCTCTTTGAAAAGAAATAAGGTAGAAATGCAGATCAGACCCGGCAGGTTTTTAAAACCTGCCGGGTCTGATCACTGATAAATAGCTGTTTAATGTGTTTCATATTATTTGGAAACTATTGCGGAGATGACTGATTTAACCTAATCTTTGGAGATAATTTCCAACAAAGCCCATCAATAGGGTTGTGGTGTCAATCCTTCCCATTGAGAATTATCTCGAAATTATTTTGTTTGTCCCTAATAGGGGCGTTAGCACTACGGTCTTCGTAGAAAAATAGGGGTAGAATGGAATCAGAGGGGCGTCAGCCCTGATATCTAGGGGCTACTGCGTAAAATTTTAGATGTTGTGATTATTTCGTTTTGCATTGATCTTCATTGGAATAGTGACCAATGGACAAGACATCAGCGCTACGCGCTTCTTGTGCCACCATCAAAAATCCATGCTATGAAGATAACAGGGCTACGCCCCTTGCCCCCTTTTTTTTAATTGCAATATCATATAATCAAATTATTATCAATTATTTGGGTAAAAAAATAGGATTCCGAAAAGAATTGAGCTCTGCTTTAAGGTACAATTTCTACCAGGGGCGTTAGCCCTGCGGTCTTCGTAGAAAAATAGGGGTAGAATGGAATCAGAGGGGCGTCAGCCCTGATATCTAGGGGCTACTGCGTAAAATTTTAGATGTTGTGATTATTTCGTTTTGCATTGATTTTCATTGGAATAGTGACCAATGGACAAGACATCAGCGCTACGCGCCTCTCGTACCACCATCAAAAATCCATGCTATGAAGATAACAGGGCTACGCCCCTTGCCCCCTTTTTTTTAATTGCAATATCATATAATCAAATTATTATCAATTATTTGGGTAAAAAAATAGGATTCCGAAAAGAATTGAGCTCTGCTTTAAGGTACAATTTCTACCAGGGGCGTTAGCCCTGCGGTCTTCGTAGAAAAATAGGGGTAGAATGGAATCAGAGGGGCGTCAGCCCTGATATCTTGGAGCTACTGCGTAAAATTTTAGATGTTGTGATTATTTCGTTTTGCATTGATCTTCATTGGAATAGTGATCAATGGACAAGACATCAGCGCTACGCGCTTCTCGTACCACCATCAAAAATCCATGCTATGAAGACAACAGGGCTATGCCCGTTGCTTGAAACCCTCATGGAATGATGAAAATTGATTTGCGCCTCATCACCTCTGCCAAAAACCTACTTGTCTACACTGCGAATTTAATTCTCTTTTTTCCCTATCAAAAACACACTATATTCATCCATGAAAATTTGGCAACCAACTGCGTCTCAAAAGACCAAATTTATGCTTTATCAAGTTGGGAAGGGGTTTTTCTTTCTTGGGATCTTGGTAGGGATATTTTTTATACTTCGACATCTGATTGGTCCAGAGACGAGAGAAGAATGGTTTGGTGCGATTTACAATAATCCGACTTTGGTGATGCTGGTTTTTGTTACTTCCGAACATCTTTTTGGTATAGTTCCACCCGAGATCTTCATGCTTTGGGCATTGGAGACCAAAAGTTTGGGACCCTATTATTTAGCCATTCTCGTGTTATCCGTCATCTCCTACGGGGCTGGGTGGATCAATTTTAACTTAGGAAGAGCAATTTCCAAG encodes:
- a CDS encoding glycine--tRNA ligase, with translation MAKNEQTAENAQLKDIIAHAKEYGFVYPSSEIYDGLQAVYDFGPYGVELKNNLKRLWWETMTRLNDNIVGLDSAIFMHPTTWKASGHVDSFNDPMIDNKDSKKRYRADVLIEDKAAQYEKSGDQERAQNLLNAMARLLEAEDLTGVRELIINEGITCPLSGTTNWTEVRQFNLMFSTQVGSVAEDASTIYLRPETAQGIFVNFLNVQKTARMKVPFGIAQIGKAFRNEIVARQFIFRMREFEQMEMQFFVRPGSELDWYKQWAATRMQWHKALGIPEEKLRRHDHEKLAHYANAAMDIEFEFPFGFKEVEGIHSRTDFDLKSHQEYSKKKQQYFDPEINQNYIPYVIETSIGADRLFLMTMCNAYVHENVDGKERTYLKFHPAIAPVKAAILPLTKKDGLPEKGQEIINLLKYDFNIVYEDAASIGKRYTRQDLIGTPFCIAVDHQTLEDNTVTIRHRDTTEQERVAITDLHQRLSEACSFRRIFEKC
- a CDS encoding outer membrane insertion C- signal, with the protein product MKKLFVFTFLFVSGLTIQAQAQIAAGIQRLSSATFASIGTDPDNQIFGEARLSTGRNVGIEGTFGYNFIKRDEVNFYSGFHIGSEGDRDGFYLGVPLGLLVKPFNSKNIGISMEASPIFPNERRNYLRAGLGLKYTFR
- a CDS encoding FKBP-type peptidyl-prolyl cis-trans isomerase is translated as MKIEKNKVVAVSYELHVDDGETGMVSFEKVDKDQPFYFLFGTGHVLPALEHALEGKEVGDSFDVFIDFENGYGDYDENKKVIIPKANFKENGQKQKDLLKVGKVIPMQDDQGNQLRGEIIKIDYKGVHMDFNSPLAGFDLHFKGEIVSIRDAEPEEIDHGHVHGPGGHHH
- a CDS encoding class I SAM-dependent methyltransferase gives rise to the protein MGIEELNHLLGNIDIYLLDQILKGRFKKEMNILDVGCGEGRNCIYFLREGYKVFGIDPNPTAIQMARVYARSIQPEYDLLRFQEGDAREIPFHPAAFDAVISSAVLHFADSEEAFMQMFAEHLRVLKPGGLFFLRMCTDAGGILAKAPHLGDGVYVLPDGSERFVLKENLLNTLLETFPLSYVEAPKSVLVHGQRAMGVLVFEKGYSFI
- a CDS encoding VOC family protein, translating into MNQFKPFHLAFPIRDIEETRAFYGNLLGCDIGRSTDKWIDFNFFGHQLSAHVKPEELAQAQANEVDGKYVPVRHFGAILPWEEWHELADKLKSHGIQFIIEPYIRFQGEVGEQATMFFLDPAGNALEFKSFQDPSQIFTK
- a CDS encoding patatin-like phospholipase family protein — its product is MSKKTVSLVLSSGGARGMAHIGAIEALEEAGYEIVSIAGCSAGALIGGIYATGNLPTFKDWICNLDRVDVFSLMDFTFSSRGFIKGEKVFGELKKLIEDCDIESLQIPFYCTAVEIPSGEERVFHSGSLYDAIRASVSIPSVLTPAKIGNQEYIDGGILNPLPFDIIPDKELGDLMVAVDLNGPKDTFMKIEKIKSKESIQLPRWMKDYKKKFSNYFKDEAKEEIHKGMGFVDLLNYSFDLLQDKLSELVLEKHKVDILIEISRDQAGTLEFEKAAELIQIGKEKMKNAIETFEYGN
- a CDS encoding Gfo/Idh/MocA family oxidoreductase; protein product: MSVIRVGLVGFGSVGEKFHAPLISVCPMLQLTAVVERNSTRSQEKYPEVEVFKSLEKLLEADAADLLVIVTPNEFHYSQAKMALEAGKHVVVDKPVTVHSHEAETLHGLAREKGLILSIFQNRRLDGDIRTVQKLLQEGTLGRIVHFESHFDRFRPDLADNWREKEVPGNGITYDLGTHLIDQAVLLFGRPTAVQATILKQRQNAVADDFFDITLHYPGIHCRLTASCMSNVPMMKFLVLGEKGSYIKYGLDVQEKALKEERLPEGPNWGLESAEAWGQLHLAHAQMSYPTERGDYRIFYQNVADAIHGKASLLVKMEEAILVLKIIEAVFESNRTGQRIGIE
- a CDS encoding VTT domain-containing protein encodes the protein MKIWQPTASQKTKFMLYQVGKGFFFLGILVGIFFILRHLIGPETREEWFGAIYNNPTLVMLVFVTSEHLFGIVPPEIFMLWALETKSLGPYYLAILVLSVISYGAGWINFNLGRAISKRYDLEHANNRFIRKNLALIKEYGAYMVIVASISPLPFSAIALLAGSSGISQKKYLLNSLFRILRFFVYAYVLYKIQQ
- the crtD gene encoding 1-hydroxycarotenoid 3,4-desaturase CrtD; translated protein: MEVKKVIVIGAGIAGIASSIRMACKGFEVTVLESNSYPGGKLSEFQLEGYRFDAGPSLFTLPEQVEELFRLAGKNPSDYFQYTKLPVACHYFWEDGKRVQAYADLEKFAAEVETQLGEPKENIRTALDTSSFIYEHLAPLFMHRSLHRWETWLNAQALKCYLKLGKLGIFNTMHKANQAQFKQAKTVQLFNRYATYNGSNPYETPATLNIIPHLEFNIGAYFPRKGMFDITNSLYKLAQDLGVQFVFNTKVEEILVEKKQVKGVKTADNSYPAHIVINNMDMVNAYKTILRKQKQPEKLLNQPKSSSALIFYWGIKKEFQELDLHNILFSEDYQEEFNHIFNKGSIYHDPTVYINITSVYKKDDAPVGCMNWFTMINVPNNQGQDWDHMIAEARKTIMQKINRVLQTDIEPLIEVEQVLEPRTIESKTSSANGALYGNSSNNRYAAFMRHANFSSDIHNLYFVGGSVHPGGGIPLCLLSAKIMGEMVK